A stretch of Henckelia pumila isolate YLH828 chromosome 4, ASM3356847v2, whole genome shotgun sequence DNA encodes these proteins:
- the LOC140862573 gene encoding uncharacterized protein gives MSAQEICMRVSFLHTHRIFDTSFIYAFNTRAERILLWDSLKSRGDGMTLPWILMGDFNCLRYHHERSGGEPIAPRDLVDLSRLHLQLSDVNHVGCFFTWFNSTISSKFDWVMVNHLWNQLNLDVFAEFVAPGCYSDHAYSVVTVFREEAKRATPFKFFNMWTTHVDYN, from the coding sequence ATGTCAGCTCAAGAGATATGTATGAGGGTCTCTTTTCTTCATACTCATCGCATTTTTGACACTTCGTTCATCTATGCTTTTAACACTAGGGCGGAGCGGATCCTGTTATGGGATTCATTGAAATCTCGTGGAGATGGCATGACTCTTCCGTGGATTTTGATGggtgattttaattgtttgagATATCATCATGAGCGGTCAGGTGGAGAACCGATTGCACCTCGAGACTTGGTTGACTTGTCTAGATTACACCTACAGCTGTCGGATGTCAATCATGTTGGTTGTTTCTTTACCTGGTTCAACTCGACTATCTCTTCCAAGTTTGATTGGGTGATGGTGAATCATCTTTGGAACCAGCTTAATCTTGATGTATTTGCAGAGTTTGTAGCTCCAGGGTGTTACTCTGATCATGCCTATAGTGTTGTCACGGTGTTTCGGGAGGAAGCTAAACGTGCCACTCCTTTTAAGTTCTTCAACATGTGGACTACACATGTTGATTATAACTAA